One genomic segment of Panicum virgatum strain AP13 chromosome 2N, P.virgatum_v5, whole genome shotgun sequence includes these proteins:
- the LOC120660802 gene encoding protein transport protein SEC13 homolog B-like: MQVRPLSSPPSSLLLARSLARPPSFQAATTGEWRRPSPADEARACSRHNPEHGDLGVARFRPICRMPPHKIETGHQDVVHDVAMDYYGKRIATASSDNTIKIVGVSGTSHQQLATLSGHQGPVWQVAWAHPKFGSLLASCGYDGRVIIWKEGAKPDEWIQAHTFTEHKSSVNSIAWAPHELGLCLACGSSDGNISVFTARADGVWDTTRIDQAHPIGVTSVSWAPAMAPGALITAGASGQFEYVQKLASGGCDNTVKVWKLQNGNWRMDCFPALQMHKDWVRDVAWAPNLGLPKSTIASASQDGTVVIWTEAKEGEQWVGRILHDFKTPVWRLSWSLTGNILAASDGNNNVTLWKEAVDGEWQQVTTVEP; this comes from the exons ATGCAAGTCcgccctctctcttctccccccTCTTCCCTcttgctcgctcgctcgctcgctcggccGCCTTCTTTCCAAGCCGCGACGACAGGGGAGTGGCGCCGCCCTTCGCCGGCCGACGAG GCAAGAGCCTGCAGTCGACACAATCCAGAACACGGAGATTTGGGCGTTGCTAGGTTTCGGCCCATTTGCAGGATGCCTCCCCACAAGATTGAAACTGGGCACCAGGATGTGGTGCATGATGTCGCAATGGATTACTATGGTAAGCGCATCGCAACAGCGTCCTCGGACAACACCATAAAGATCGTCGGCGTCAGTGGCACCTCGCACCAGCAGCTGGCCACCCTGAGCGGGCACCAGGGGCCGGTCTGGCAGGTTGCTTGGGCTCACCCCAAGTTTGGCTCATTGCTGGCCTCCTGTGGCTATGACGGCCGTGTGATCATATGGAAGGAAGGGGCCAAACCTGATGAATGGATTCAGGCACATACTTTCACTGAGCACAAGTCTTCTGTCAACTCCATTGCGTGGGCACCTCATGAGCTTGGGCTCTGCTTGGCTTGTGGCTCGTCTGACGGGAACATTTCAGTATTTACAGCTCGTGCTGATGGAGTTTGGGACACCACACGCATTGATCAGGCGCATCCAATTGGCGTAACTTCAGTTTCTTGGGCTCCAGCGATGGCTCCTGGTGCTCTGATCACCGCTGGAGCTTCTGGTCAGTTTGAGTATGTTCAGAAACTTGCATCTGGTGGCTGCGATAACACAGTCAAAGTCTGGAAGCTGCAAAATGGAAATTGGAGGATGGATTGTTTCCCTGCCCTGCAGATGCACAAGGACTGGGTGAGGGATGTGGCCTGGGCTCCAAACCTTGGCCTACCAAAGTCTACCATTGCCAGCGCGTCTCAGGATGGAACTGTTGTGATATGGACCGAGGCGAAGGAAGGTGAGCAATGGGTAGGCAGGATTTTGCATGACTTCAAAACCCCTGTGTGGAGGCTGTCCTGGTCCCTTACCGGGAATATTTTGGCTGCTTCTGATGGCAATAACAATGTGACCTTGTGGAAGGAAGCTGTTGATGGTGAATGGCAGCAAGTGACGACTGTTGAGCCATAG
- the LOC120660803 gene encoding uncharacterized protein LOC120660803: protein MSSPSPPSSAHFATGLRPAPAGARSYPIGSAAYFSAVSLRGLLLHPSASRVPSVSFRQWPSPLAGRSRLPSAARSSGDPGEINVDDVEGTGEPLGSSTGSGKNGKESTKSFSSKELLEKLKRYGAAGVLSYGLLNTVYYVTAFLLVWFYFAPAPGRMGYGAAVERFVKLMAMVWAGSQVTKILRAGGALALAPFVDRGLRWFTVKFNFKSEGRAFATVVGFCFAIAAALFFGLTVLWA, encoded by the exons ATGTCatcgccgtcgcctccgtcgTCGGCGCACTTCGCCACTGGGCTCCGGCCAGCACCGGCCGGCGCGCGCTCCTACCCCATTGGCTCGGCCGCCTACTTTTCAGCTGTCTCCCTGCGGGGTCTCCTCTTGCACCCCAGCGCCTCTAGGGTTCCCTCTGTCTCCTTCCGGCAATGGCCGTCGCCCCTCGCTGGAAGGTCGCGACTGCCGAGCGCTGcgcggagctccggcgacccTGGAGAG ATCAATGTGGATGATGTTGAAGGAACTGGGGAGCCACTAGGAAGTTCCACTG GTTCAGGAAAGAATGGGAAGGAGTCAACCAAAAGTTTCTCATCTAAAGA GTTGCTAGAAAAACTGAAGAGATATGGCGCTGCTGGTGTTCTGTCATATGGGTTACTTAACACTGTCTACTATGTCACTGCATTTTTATTAGTTTG GTTTTATTTTGCTCCTGCTCCTGGTAGGATGGGTTATGGAGCAGCAGTGGAGAG ATTTGTTAAACTAATGGCAATGGTGTGGGCTGGCAGTCAAGTTACAAAGATTCTTCGTGCTGGAGG GGCTCTTGCACTGGCTCCTTTTGTTGACAGAGGGTTGAGATGGTTCACAGTCAAGTTCAATTTCAAGTCAGAAGGGAGG GCTTTTGCGACAGTCGTAGGGTTCTGTTTTGCAATTGCTGCTGCACTGTTCTTTGGATTAACAGTACTTTGGGCATAG